The Pecten maximus chromosome 11, xPecMax1.1, whole genome shotgun sequence genome has a segment encoding these proteins:
- the LOC117338581 gene encoding uncharacterized protein LOC117338581: MKMALSQMIVLLACTAQFVSAIRTYYMDQHCSETLNMTRLGIESAKLKLTRWHKYKSNMRCYLTIEAPLNKFIMITFRDIDIKTGVFGRCEGDRLQIYDGRDSSANMVGGKFQNTKTSKLLSYLEWQEEVNNSRV; the protein is encoded by the exons ATGAAAATGGCACTCAGTCAGATGATCGTTCTGCTGGCCTGTACTGCACAGTTTGTGTCGGCGATTCGTACAT aCTACATGGACCAGCATTGTAGTGAGACATTGAATATGACCCGTTTAGGGATTGAGTCGGCCAAACTGAAGTTGACCAGATGGCATAAATACAAAAGCAACATGAGGTGTTACCTGACCATAGAAGCGCCATTGAACAAATTCATCATGATCACATTCCGTGATATTGACATCAAAACTGGGGTGTTTGGTCGCTGTGAAGGAGACAGACTGCAAATCTATGATGGCAGGGACTCGTCAGCAAATATGGTTGGTGGTAAGTTTCAGAATACTAAAACATCTAAGTTACTTAGTTACTTGGAATGGCAGGAGGAAGTCAATAATTCAAGGGTTTAA